From Actinomycetota bacterium, the proteins below share one genomic window:
- a CDS encoding RNB domain-containing ribonuclease yields the protein MPRRSVRLTVPGDDLRAVFADIRAKIGIPESFAPEVLDEAAASAAAPNLPDTDLMDVPFVTIDPPGSRDLDQALHLESLPRGAFRLRYAIADVAAFVRPGGAVDAEAHRRAETAYSPDHRALLYPPVLSESAASLMPSGPRPAIVWRIDVNADGQTDDVVVSRATVQSRAKIAYAEVQSALDAGTADPMLAILPRIGHVLQEAERDRGGSSLNVPRQEVVSSSKGYDLSFEAPLPVEGWNAQLSLLTGRVAAELMLRGGVGILRTMPAPKSGEVNRLRRVAAGLGIDWPAERPYAKLLQVLDASGSEADAVFLQEATVLFRGASYEAFDGTAPEERTHAAVAAPYAHVTAPLRRLVDRYALEACLAVASGVAVPAWVKDALPRLPDEMREGVDRGNRLERSIVDAVEASVLAPMVGREFDALVVDLWKGSKGEVTIRSPAVVGPCDAATQLGARVRVRLEEADLAKQTIRFTQVGGSSTER from the coding sequence GTGCCGAGGCGATCCGTTCGACTCACCGTTCCCGGGGACGACCTTCGAGCGGTGTTCGCCGACATCCGGGCCAAAATCGGGATCCCCGAGTCGTTTGCACCAGAAGTGCTCGACGAGGCGGCGGCCTCAGCCGCGGCTCCGAACCTTCCCGACACCGATCTCATGGACGTCCCGTTCGTAACCATCGACCCGCCGGGCTCGAGGGACCTCGATCAGGCGCTTCACTTGGAGTCCCTTCCTCGAGGCGCGTTCCGGCTCCGATACGCCATCGCCGACGTCGCGGCCTTCGTTCGGCCAGGCGGCGCCGTCGACGCCGAGGCGCATCGGCGCGCGGAGACCGCGTACAGCCCTGACCACCGAGCCCTGCTGTACCCGCCGGTGCTCTCCGAGTCCGCGGCGTCGCTCATGCCGTCGGGACCACGGCCCGCGATCGTGTGGCGAATCGACGTGAACGCGGACGGCCAAACCGACGACGTGGTCGTCTCGCGGGCGACCGTTCAGAGCAGGGCTAAGATCGCGTATGCAGAGGTCCAGTCGGCGCTCGACGCCGGCACGGCCGACCCCATGCTGGCGATCCTTCCTCGGATCGGCCACGTGCTCCAGGAGGCCGAACGCGACCGTGGCGGCTCGAGCTTGAACGTCCCGAGACAGGAGGTCGTGTCGAGCTCGAAGGGGTATGACCTCTCGTTCGAGGCGCCCTTACCGGTAGAGGGTTGGAACGCGCAATTGTCGCTGTTGACGGGCCGCGTGGCGGCCGAGCTGATGCTACGCGGCGGTGTCGGAATCCTCCGAACGATGCCGGCGCCCAAGTCGGGCGAGGTGAACCGGCTTCGCCGCGTCGCCGCCGGGCTCGGCATCGACTGGCCCGCCGAACGGCCGTACGCGAAGCTCCTGCAGGTACTCGACGCGAGTGGTTCCGAGGCGGATGCGGTATTCCTTCAGGAAGCCACCGTGCTGTTTCGGGGCGCCTCGTACGAGGCGTTCGACGGAACCGCGCCGGAAGAACGGACGCATGCCGCCGTCGCGGCACCCTACGCCCACGTCACCGCCCCGCTCCGGCGGCTCGTGGATCGTTACGCGCTCGAGGCGTGTCTCGCCGTCGCTTCCGGCGTGGCCGTGCCCGCATGGGTCAAGGACGCGCTGCCTCGGCTGCCCGACGAGATGCGCGAGGGCGTGGATCGAGGCAACCGCCTCGAGCGGTCGATCGTGGACGCCGTCGAGGCGTCGGTCCTCGCGCCGATGGTCGGCCGTGAGTTCGACGCGCTCGTCGTAGACCTTTGGAAGGGTAGTAAGGGAGAGGTCACGATCCGGAGCCCCGCCGTCGTCGGCCCCTGTGACGCGGCCACGCAGCTCGGAGCTCGCGTCCGAGTCCGCCTCGAAGAAGCCGACCTCGCGAAGCAGACGATCCGCTTCACCCAAGTAGGTGGGAGCAGCACCGAGCGCTAG
- a CDS encoding amidohydrolase family protein has protein sequence MRVVLSGGRVFDGTGAPASEADVAFEDGRIVEVGTAIDGDEAVDVSGATLLPGLFDCHIHLADRYEDRDELAVMNRPFSYRFFTIAENLRRTLALGITTVRDAGGADRGLKQAVEDGVLLGPRMQISVTALSMTGGHSDGSLQSGAMSWWGVTYPGMPDPICDGVDGVATKVREVVRAGADVIKISSTGGFLSPSDDPKLPHFSEREIESIVTTAADLGRWVMSHAHGPEGIKRAVRAGVRSIEHGTFLDPEAAELMVDRGTWLVPTLTSGDTTEALAEDPKVPEPVREKLRGLGRPEIHAFRLAADAGVKVAMGTDCPVAPHGTNLRELQLMAENGFTPEQALVAATSSAADLLGVGDELGTLERRKLADITAVDGDPFEFEKLPERIRAVYKEGVRVVG, from the coding sequence ATGCGTGTCGTCTTGTCCGGTGGTCGGGTATTCGATGGCACCGGAGCGCCGGCCTCGGAGGCAGATGTCGCGTTCGAGGACGGACGGATCGTCGAGGTCGGTACCGCTATCGACGGCGACGAAGCGGTCGATGTTTCTGGCGCGACGCTTCTACCCGGTCTGTTCGATTGCCATATCCATCTGGCGGATCGTTACGAAGATCGCGACGAGCTCGCCGTGATGAATCGGCCCTTCTCCTATCGGTTCTTCACGATCGCGGAGAACCTCCGCCGGACACTGGCGCTCGGTATCACGACCGTGCGCGACGCGGGCGGTGCCGACCGCGGTCTCAAACAGGCGGTCGAGGACGGTGTTCTCCTCGGCCCTCGGATGCAGATCTCGGTGACGGCGCTCAGCATGACCGGAGGCCATAGCGACGGCTCGCTGCAGAGCGGCGCGATGTCGTGGTGGGGCGTCACCTATCCCGGCATGCCAGACCCGATCTGCGACGGCGTCGACGGCGTGGCCACCAAGGTGAGAGAGGTCGTTCGGGCTGGCGCCGACGTCATCAAGATCTCGTCGACGGGTGGGTTCCTGTCCCCGTCCGACGACCCCAAGCTGCCGCACTTCTCAGAGCGAGAGATCGAATCGATCGTCACGACCGCCGCAGATCTCGGACGATGGGTGATGTCGCACGCGCACGGGCCCGAGGGGATCAAGCGAGCGGTACGAGCGGGGGTGCGCTCGATCGAGCACGGAACGTTCCTCGATCCCGAGGCTGCGGAGCTGATGGTCGACCGAGGAACCTGGCTCGTGCCGACCCTTACGTCGGGTGACACAACGGAGGCGCTCGCCGAGGACCCGAAGGTTCCCGAGCCCGTTCGCGAGAAGCTCCGCGGACTGGGGCGTCCCGAGATCCATGCTTTCCGGCTCGCGGCGGACGCCGGCGTCAAGGTGGCGATGGGTACCGACTGTCCGGTTGCGCCGCACGGGACGAACCTTCGCGAGCTTCAGCTCATGGCAGAGAACGGGTTCACGCCCGAACAGGCGCTCGTTGCCGCGACCTCCAGCGCCGCCGACCTCCTGGGAGTTGGGGACGAGCTGGGGACGCTCGAGCGCCGAAAGCTCGCGGACATCACGGCGGTCGACGGCGATCCCTTCGAGTTCGAGAAGCTGCCGGAGCGCATCCGTGCGGTCTACAAGGAGGGCGTCCGCGTGGTCGGCTGA
- a CDS encoding arsenate reductase ArsC, translated as MSLTDPLTAAPLEMRPLIKGVADRLLTDFSGIFASETIQRYMAESWDQLSGSKVAAFIPLFLERFTRQRLRALARIEGTLTDARPMVVFLCIQNAGRSQMAAGWMQHLGGENVEVYSGCSDPASVVNPAAVKAMAEVGIDISSEFPKPWTDEVVRAADVIVTMGCGDSCPIFPGKRYLDWEVGDPAGLPLEQVRPIRDEIGERVRGLVEELAVQGSGA; from the coding sequence ATGAGCCTCACCGATCCACTCACAGCGGCTCCGCTCGAGATGCGGCCGTTGATCAAAGGCGTGGCCGATCGGCTCCTCACCGACTTCTCGGGGATCTTCGCCTCCGAGACGATCCAGCGGTACATGGCCGAGTCCTGGGATCAGCTGTCCGGATCCAAGGTCGCGGCGTTCATCCCGCTGTTCCTCGAGCGCTTCACCCGACAGCGCTTGCGGGCGCTGGCTCGTATCGAGGGAACGCTCACCGACGCGAGGCCGATGGTCGTGTTCCTTTGCATTCAGAACGCCGGACGCTCTCAGATGGCGGCGGGGTGGATGCAGCACCTCGGCGGCGAGAACGTCGAAGTGTATTCGGGATGTTCGGATCCCGCGAGCGTGGTGAATCCTGCCGCCGTCAAAGCGATGGCCGAGGTAGGCATCGATATCTCGAGCGAGTTCCCGAAGCCGTGGACCGACGAGGTCGTCCGCGCCGCCGACGTGATCGTGACGATGGGGTGCGGCGACTCCTGTCCGATCTTCCCCGGCAAGCGCTATCTCGACTGGGAGGTTGGCGACCCCGCGGGGCTTCCCCTTGAGCAGGTCCGCCCGATCCGCGACGAGATCGGCGAGCGGGTCCGTGGACTCGTCGAAGAGCTCGCCGTTCAAGGCAGCGGTGCGTGA
- a CDS encoding GNAT family N-acetyltransferase, whose amino-acid sequence MSERSDRVGPSIRLEPWSERDQPLLQQLLGVPEMTEHVGGPEDAEKIGERQARYQLPSSRQYRIVVDGESAGWVGYWEREWLGEKVWETGWSVLPGFQGRGVASEATRQLIEIARAERTLRYVHAYPSLDNAPSNAICRKVGFELMGDHEFEYPKGNFMRCNDWRYDLLA is encoded by the coding sequence GTGTCGGAACGGAGTGATCGGGTCGGGCCGTCGATCCGGCTCGAACCCTGGAGCGAACGAGACCAGCCGCTCCTTCAACAGCTCCTCGGCGTCCCAGAGATGACCGAGCACGTCGGTGGGCCCGAGGACGCCGAGAAGATCGGCGAACGTCAGGCGAGGTACCAGTTGCCGAGTTCTCGCCAATACAGGATCGTCGTCGACGGCGAGAGCGCCGGGTGGGTCGGCTACTGGGAGCGCGAGTGGCTCGGCGAGAAGGTGTGGGAGACCGGCTGGTCGGTGCTACCCGGATTTCAGGGGCGAGGCGTGGCAAGTGAGGCGACACGCCAGCTGATCGAGATCGCGCGGGCCGAGCGCACGCTCCGTTACGTCCACGCGTATCCGTCGCTCGACAACGCACCGTCGAACGCGATCTGTCGCAAGGTCGGGTTCGAGCTGATGGGCGACCACGAGTTCGAGTACCCCAAGGGCAACTTCATGCGCTGCAACGACTGGCGCTACGACCTGCTCGCGTAG
- a CDS encoding DUF2007 domain-containing protein — protein MGDDYVRVLLTQSWVEGEIAKGRLESEGIPVDLKGEGREGPYPVGKAEVFVPSRFEAQARRILEQIESGSDEA, from the coding sequence ATGGGGGATGACTACGTGCGAGTGTTGCTGACGCAGTCCTGGGTCGAAGGCGAGATCGCCAAGGGCCGCCTCGAGTCCGAGGGCATCCCGGTCGACCTCAAGGGCGAGGGCCGCGAAGGTCCATATCCCGTGGGAAAGGCGGAGGTGTTCGTTCCGTCGAGATTCGAGGCGCAGGCTCGTCGGATCCTCGAGCAGATCGAAAGCGGGTCGGACGAAGCGTAG
- a CDS encoding helix-turn-helix domain-containing protein: MSLVERAAIHGVLADPHRLEIVDELAMSDRSPSELGISLGIGSNLLAHHLRVLEEAGIVERLASAGDARRRYVRLVPDAVSVIAEPVATLVARHVLFVCTANSARSQLAAAVWNARHDVRASSAGTRPAERVRREAIEAAARAGLNLRGSRTRSIDEVTDDPDLVVTVCDIAHEQVRSLSADAKLLHWSIPDPARSRSPSAFDRALGRITARVEILAPHVRSPRRPRRCRR, from the coding sequence ATGTCTCTGGTCGAGCGAGCAGCGATCCATGGAGTGCTTGCCGACCCACATCGCCTAGAGATCGTCGACGAACTGGCGATGTCCGATCGGTCCCCCTCCGAGCTGGGCATCTCGCTCGGGATCGGTTCGAACCTGCTCGCTCACCATCTGCGAGTCCTGGAAGAGGCGGGGATCGTCGAACGGCTCGCTTCGGCGGGAGATGCCCGTCGGCGGTACGTCCGCCTGGTTCCCGATGCGGTCTCCGTGATCGCGGAGCCAGTGGCGACGTTGGTAGCGCGGCACGTCTTGTTCGTTTGCACGGCGAACTCCGCTCGATCTCAGCTCGCCGCCGCGGTGTGGAACGCGCGGCACGACGTGCGCGCATCGAGTGCCGGGACCAGGCCGGCCGAGCGGGTCCGTCGCGAGGCGATCGAGGCCGCGGCCCGAGCCGGCCTGAACCTCCGAGGGTCGCGAACCAGGTCGATCGACGAGGTGACCGACGACCCCGATCTGGTCGTGACGGTGTGCGACATCGCACACGAACAGGTTCGGTCGCTTTCCGCAGACGCCAAGCTCCTGCACTGGTCCATCCCCGACCCCGCCCGCAGTCGATCGCCTTCCGCGTTCGACCGCGCGCTGGGCCGGATCACCGCGCGCGTCGAGATCCTCGCCCCGCACGTCCGTTCCCCCCGTCGACCGAGGAGGTGTCGTCGATGA